GAATCTATCTGGTTGGAAGTGAAGCAAATCCGATCTTCTACTTAGATTTCACCCTTGCCGAATTGAAAGAGTAGTTCTAGATCGCTGCAGCTTTTCAATTAGAAAACCAGATTTTTGTTGATCGCCAGTATCGTTCACCCCCCTCTGAACGGTGCTGGCGTTTTTATTTCCAGGTCACTGATCGACCTCTAGACAGGAAACATACCACTCTAAGAATCGACAATTCCATCTGAGAGCCCGTCCTCAAAACCATTCCCCACCATCATCAAAATCCACCCGCCTGATGTTTCCGCTGCAACCCCTACCTTCCTCATTGAATAAAAACCAATCTCATAATCTTGAAACGATAATCCTATCTACTCACCTCATAATTTCATTTTCAAGATACAGTTTACTGGAGGTATATGCCTTCATAGCCAAATGACGTTTGGTCCGTTATTCACCACTTAATTATTAGTTAATGAAGCTTCTCCCACTTCATTTTTCACATCAGCCGATCATCCAGAGCCGACGCAGCAAGAAATCCATGCAGAAACAGACGCTATATGCACGAATTGCAACGAAATTGAGGAAATGGCCCATTGGAGACAGGCTTAAAGTCGCTATTGGCTTATTGGTATTAGTACAAGTCGTCAGCGGAATAGTCACCCTATTTCAATTCTCCAAGATCAATCAAGATATTTCACAACTCGTAAATGTTGAAGAACCGCTGGAAGAATCAATCCTTGAAATGGAGATCAAAGCGGGGGAAATTGCGAGAGCAGTGCTTGATTATGTGCGAGACAGGAATCAAAAACATCTTTCAAAATTAATCTCTTCCCGTGATGGTTTTGTTGAAAACTATTCGCGATACCAAAAACTCGCTAATTCGGATAAGGAACGAATCTTAAGTAATAAAATTGCCGTGAGATACTCAGACTACAATCAAATGTCTGCCTCAATTATTCGTTTAGCTGACCATCGAGATGCTGCACTAAAAGTATTTGTGAATCACGTCAACCACATTAATCAACTTATTGATCATGAGCGTGTGAAATCCAACGATGATCATTCAGATGATGGACTCAAAAAAGCAAATGCTTCTCATAATATGGAGAAATATTTGAATATCGCTTTTGGTTCGATTGAGGAATATATCGTTAAACGAAATCAAAGTTTATTATCTCGTATCTTTGAAGCAGAACAAAAATTCAAAATTTTTGAAGGCAAATATCTGGAAGCCATTTCGAATCATGTTGAAAGACAACGAATCAAAGAAATTGATTTGGAATTTGCGAAGGCGACTTCCTATGGAAATCAGGTTGTAAACATCACAGATGACATTGACCAGCTCCTTGGAAAATTTGAGCAAAACCTTGATGCGATTAATGACCTGCTCCATAATCAGATTCATCCACTAATTCATGCAAATACAGTGATCGCGACTCATGATGCAGATTCATCAATTCAATCCGCAAAAATAGTGATCAGTATTTTAGCGATTATCGGGACCATCTTTGGTCTGTTTTCAGTCTGGATTATATCGCGTGGGATTGTGGCTCCGATTTTAGAGCTCTCAGACGGCGTAGAACTGATCGCTGCCGGTAATGTAGAACATCGTATCCAGGTAGATTCGCAAGACGAAATAGGACGTTTAGCTGATGCATTTAACCATATGGTTGAAGACCTTGTCATTGCTCATCAGGAAGCTGAAAAAGCCAGTCACATCAAAAGCGCCTTTCTCGCAAATATGAGTCATGAAATTCGCACCCCCATGACTGCCATCCTTGGCTTTGCAGAAATCATGCGTCAAAAAAACCATGATCCGGAAACGGTGCGTCATATCGATACCATTAAAAAGAATGGGGAGTATCTACTTGAACTGATTAATGATATTCTCGATGTATCTAAAATTGAGGCAGATAAGCTCGACGTTGAGGCTATTCAATGCTCCCTGATCGAATTGATTGAAGATGTTAAAACGCTCATGGAAATCCGAGCCCTTGATAAAGGACTAGACCTGAGCGTCATCGTCGAAGGAAAAATTCCGAGTTGGATTCAAAGTGATCCCATTCGACTCCGTCAGATTTTGATAAATCTGTTAAGTAATGCCATTAAATTTACCAAACAGGGAAGCGTTCAACTGGTTATCAGGGCAACCGATCTTGATTCTGAAGCTCCCAGCCTACAGTTCGATGTCATTGATACTGGAATCGGGATGACAGAAGAGCAACTCTCACGATTATTCCAGCCTTTTGTACAAGCGGACTCTTCAACAACACGTAAATATGGAGGGACGGGACTAGGGTTAACGATTTGCAAACGACTGACCAATATTTTAGGAGGGGAAATAGTCGTTAAAAGTGATTATGGAACTGGGACCACCTTCACTGTGTCTGTCAAGATTGGAGAAATCCACGATGTCGAATTTGTGGACCAGCAAGCATTTAAGCCTGAATTGAATGACAGCTTAGCGAATCCCAACAAGAAAACGGATTTTGAAATGAGCTATAACATCTTACTGGCTGAGGACGGTCTTGATAATCAAAAATTAATACGTTTTTTGCTGACAAAAGCAGGCGGCAAAGTGACGCTCGCTGAAAATGGAAAACGAGCCGTCGATCTGGCTCTAGATGCAACCGAAAATAATCAGCCATTTGATGTCATATTAATGGACATGCAGATGCCGGAACTGGATGGGTACGCCGCGACAAAATTACTTCGATCGAAAGGCTATCACCATCCAATCATTGCATTAACTGCTCACACAATGAGTGGAGCACGTGAAGAATGCCTGGCTGCAGGCTGTAATAACTATGCGACTAAACCAATTAATCGTAACCAATTCTTTGCAACCATTCATGAGTGCATCACAGCGTTTCACCAAAACGTAGAAACGTTTCACTGATCAGCTTGCAGCAGCGCGTTCCAATCGATTATTGATGGTTCTTCCTAACCCTTTTTCTGGCATGCGTAACGCAATAATATAATCAATGTCCGCTGCATCAAGATTTCTTAATGCGGTAAACAATCTTGCTGCGGCAATCTTGAGATCACCCGAAGGAGACAATATTTCTCGCACAGAAAATTGCTGGTTTTTTAAAAATGTTTCTTCAAGTGGGAATAAACTCAGCAGCCCTTTTTGTCCTTCCAGCGGTACATCACTGAGTTGATCGACGATTATTAATGGGGTACGTGGAGCATAGTGTTTTGGCAACATGCCGGGACTCTGGGGAGAGTTTGCTTCTGCATGATCTTCAATCCGGGCAAGACGAATTTGCCCGACACATGCTTCAATTTCTTCCTGCGAAATTCCGCCTGGTCTGAGTAAAACAGGAACCTCATCCATACATTGAATGACAGTTGACTCTACTCCTACTGTACATGCCCCTCCATCTAAGATGAGTTCAATTTCACCCCCCAGTTGCTCAGCGACATGACTGGCCAGAGTGGGACTAAGGCAGCCAAATTTATTTGCACTTGGGGCTGCAATAGGCAATTGAGCTGCTTCCAATAATTGTCTGGCGACAGGGTGCGCTGGAATCCGGATGGCAACCGAATCTAAACCAGACGT
This genomic interval from Gimesia alba contains the following:
- a CDS encoding ATP-binding protein; translation: MQKQTLYARIATKLRKWPIGDRLKVAIGLLVLVQVVSGIVTLFQFSKINQDISQLVNVEEPLEESILEMEIKAGEIARAVLDYVRDRNQKHLSKLISSRDGFVENYSRYQKLANSDKERILSNKIAVRYSDYNQMSASIIRLADHRDAALKVFVNHVNHINQLIDHERVKSNDDHSDDGLKKANASHNMEKYLNIAFGSIEEYIVKRNQSLLSRIFEAEQKFKIFEGKYLEAISNHVERQRIKEIDLEFAKATSYGNQVVNITDDIDQLLGKFEQNLDAINDLLHNQIHPLIHANTVIATHDADSSIQSAKIVISILAIIGTIFGLFSVWIISRGIVAPILELSDGVELIAAGNVEHRIQVDSQDEIGRLADAFNHMVEDLVIAHQEAEKASHIKSAFLANMSHEIRTPMTAILGFAEIMRQKNHDPETVRHIDTIKKNGEYLLELINDILDVSKIEADKLDVEAIQCSLIELIEDVKTLMEIRALDKGLDLSVIVEGKIPSWIQSDPIRLRQILINLLSNAIKFTKQGSVQLVIRATDLDSEAPSLQFDVIDTGIGMTEEQLSRLFQPFVQADSSTTRKYGGTGLGLTICKRLTNILGGEIVVKSDYGTGTTFTVSVKIGEIHDVEFVDQQAFKPELNDSLANPNKKTDFEMSYNILLAEDGLDNQKLIRFLLTKAGGKVTLAENGKRAVDLALDATENNQPFDVILMDMQMPELDGYAATKLLRSKGYHHPIIALTAHTMSGAREECLAAGCNNYATKPINRNQFFATIHECITAFHQNVETFH
- a CDS encoding L-threonylcarbamoyladenylate synthase, whose translation is MKCKISKDIGAGADLIRKGELVAFATETVYGLGANALNPEAVARIFEAKQRPHFDPLIVHISDIKHLDELTLGFSEQAKKLADQFWPGPLTLVLPKRKVIPDLVTSGLDSVAIRIPAHPVARQLLEAAQLPIAAPSANKFGCLSPTLASHVAEQLGGEIELILDGGACTVGVESTVIQCMDEVPVLLRPGGISQEEIEACVGQIRLARIEDHAEANSPQSPGMLPKHYAPRTPLIIVDQLSDVPLEGQKGLLSLFPLEETFLKNQQFSVREILSPSGDLKIAAARLFTALRNLDAADIDYIIALRMPEKGLGRTINNRLERAAAS